In Suncus etruscus isolate mSunEtr1 chromosome 9, mSunEtr1.pri.cur, whole genome shotgun sequence, the genomic window GTCCGATGGGGGTCCCGATGGGGAAGTCGATGCTGGCGTTGCTCGCTTTCTGGGCCTTGGCCTTGTGCTGCTATGCTGCTCAGCGCCCCAGTGAGACCCTGTGCGGCGGGGAGCTGGTGGACACCCTGCAGTTCGTCTGCGGGGACCGCGGCTTCTATTTCAGTAAGTACCTCGGTGGCACCTGGGACTCAGGCGGCGGGGGAGCGAGGGGGGCGGCTGGGGGCTGCCTGGTTGGTGGGCCCCATcacttgcctgcctgcctgtccgtctgtctgtctccctggcGCTtctgtcccctcccctcccctctcctctcctgcctGCAGCCTGGCCCCTCTCTGGGCGTCCTCTCCCAGTCCCCCACTCTGCCTGCGGCCTGGCCTCCACGTCCTCCTCTGTGCGCCGGAACAGAACCGAGGAACGGGCGGCGCAAGAGCcccccaccacccaccacccaccaccccacCTTCCCGTCTCTCACACTCTGCTCTGTCCACCACCACCTCGGGGCTGCCCTCTCACCTCCTCTCTGCGAAGGTCCTCCCGCCTCTGGACACTTCCCCAAAGCCCTGCCCACCGGTGGGGGCGAGGGAGAGGACGGAAGGAACGGAGGGCGGGGTTTCTCCAGTCCTCACTCCTCTCCTCCCGTCTTCTCTCCGCCTCCAACTCGCACCTGTCAcctgcctacctacctacctgtcTGTCTGTCGCCTCTGAGGCCGCCCAGACTCCCGGGAGCCGGGGAGGGGCAGGGGGCGCAGGAGGGAGGCGGGGAGGGTCCCCGCGAGCCTCGGGAGGGGCGGCCCAGAGGCCAGGGGCTGCTTCTCTCTGCTTTCCGGGCGCCCAGCGCCCCTCTCCCCTCTCGCCTTTCTGACAGCTCTGCTCCTCAGGGGGGGAAgagggcggggcggggcctgcgAGCGAGTGGGCGTGGCCAGAGCCAGGCTCTGCCGTCGGGCGCGGTGATTGGGCGGAGGCCTGGACCAGGGGCGTGGCCCGGGCGGGATGCAGGCGAGGATGCAGATGCGCGCGAGGATGCTGATGCGCGCGAGGGTGCTGATGCGCGCGAGGGTGCTGATGCGCGCGAGGGTGCTGATGCGCGCGAGGGTGCTGATGCGCAAAGACGCTGAGGCTGATCCTCACCGGTCCGCGCGCCCCTTGCAGGCAGGCCCGCGAGTCGCGTGAGCCGCCGCAGCCGTGGCATCGTGGAGGAGTGCTGCTTCCGCAGCTGCGACCTGACGCTTCTGGAAATCTATTGCGCCACCCCCGCCAAGTCCGAGAGGGACGTGTCCACCCCTTCGGCCGTGCTTCCGGTAAGACCCCCCGTCCTGCAGGGGGATCGTGCCTTGGGGGGAAAGCAAGGGACACGCCGAGCCCCTGGACCATGTCTCCGGTAAGCCCGCCCGCCCTCCCCCGGGGCCCTGGGTCTGGGGGGCCCCGAGGCGCCCGCTCACCGGCTCTCCCGCCCCCAGGACAACTCCCCCAGATACCCCGTGGGCCAATTTTTCAAGCACACCGGCTGGCAGCAGTCCGCTCAGCGTCTGCGCAGAagtctgcctgccctcctgcgCGCCCGCCGAGGCCGTCTGCTTGCCCAGGAactggaagagctcaggggagCCCAGCGACATCTTCCCCTGAAGGCCACCCGCAGCACCCAGGACCCCGCAGCCCACGGGGCCACCTCGCCCGAGGTGTCGACCCACCCGAAATCAGCCAAATTCTCGTAATTCTGCGCCATGACAACGCGCGCCTCTTGTCCGGGACCAGACCACCAGGTCCCTCCCCCTCTGTTGTTTTTTCTCTCTCGCTCCTGAAACCTCCCAGCCCGCGGCCTCCTCGGGGTGCCCCCGACCTGGCCCCCGTGCCCCAACCTCCCCACGTCAGGCTCCTGTTGTCCCTGCCCCTCGTGGGCCTGTGAATTGAGAGTAACATCTTCCAAAACAAATAGAACTGATTggcctccctccaaaaaagactTAACAATGcctcttctcccccccccaaaaaaaaaaaaacccaacacacCCCTAAAGCAAATGCGTGAGCCCTAAATTATTTCCTCTCACGTAAAACTAATTGGCTTTTTAGAGACACCAGAAAAAACTAATTagaaccccctccaaaaaaaaaaaaaaaaaaaccaacaaccttCAATTggctaaactaaaaaaaataataaattggctTTAAaattggcaaaataaaaaaaattaaaaaattaaattggctaaataaaaataaataaaattggcaaaataaaaataaatacaattggcaaaaaataaatacaattggcaaaaaataaatacgattggcaaaaaataaatacaattggcaaaaaataaatacaattggcaaaataaaaataaataaaattggcaaaaaataaatacaattggcaaaataaaaaaataaataaaattggcaaaataaagtaatttggcAACCCCcaccttcttctctcctcccacaTTGGAGTCAATTGGCTTAGACTCTATTTCCTAACCCCCCTGAGAGAAGAAGGGCCCCAAATTCACCCCAGCCGTGTCATCGCTGCTTCCAGTCATCTCCCTCCCTGGGCTGAACTCTCCTTAGAGAGCTTTGGGGTCACCGTCGACTTGACCATACAATCCTGTCCTCCCACTGCCCAGGTGACCAGAGGGGGCAGGGGGGACTCACCAAGGGAGCCTCAGACTCTGAAACCACACACTTGTGCAGATTAGGTCTGATTCGCAAAACATCCCCCACACtttgtctcttcagcccctctcaaaaaacaccaaaaatacataaccccacacacacaccctcacacacacacaccccacactcacacacaacccccccacactcacacacacaagcacactcATGGAAAGAGACCCCCAAGGGTCTCTGAATTCGGACCCACGGGCTCCTCAGCAGAGCAGCCctccaaaaaagatatttttcttcacaCCACAGCGAGTTGAGGTTTCATATCTGAGCTCTCTCTTGTGAGTCCCCAAGATGCCCCCGGTGGGAGCGGGGGTTTTCACCCTGGCCAATTCCAACTTTCCTGGGGTGAACCCCCCACTTCAGTTCGGTGGCCCCCAATCACCACCTTCAGCCCAGCAGCAGGCAGGAGATGAGATGTCTGTGAGCAGCGACTGACCCAGGAGCCTGACCCCCCCTAGCGTGCCCCCGAGAAACATCTGGGACCCCCAATGGCTGCTAGGGGTCATCTTTGCCAACCTCTTCTGGGGAGCTTCTGCCTCAAGCAGGGCCCCCCTCCAGAGATTGGCAAACATGACGGGGAGTGTGGGAAGTCTGGCGGTtggaggggtgggtggggggcatGGGGGTCGGGCAGGGGACCCCCGAGGAAGGCCCAAGGCCGGTGAGGTTTCAGAGAAGACAGGAGAGCGGAGACCCGCAGGATTACCGCCCACAATCAGAGCCCAAATTCACGTCCATTCATCTATctcccctctttcttctcctggggcttctttccatttttttttttttttttggtttttttttttttaccccacccCAAGCTTGTGATGCGCTCAGACCCAAATTGAATCCTCCCTGTAACAGAGGGCAGAGACCAAGCGAAGCGCCTCCACCATCCACATGTCCTGCCCTCGCCATCTAACCGCCCGAATTCGGCCACGCGCTGCCTGTCGCTTGGGTTGGGTCGAGAGTGGAGCCCTCTTTGCGCCGCGTGGCTATGGCGCCctgaagggaagagaggggaccTAGAGGGCCGCTGCCCGGCCTGGCCTCCGTGCACAGTGGCTGGTGCCGGAGGTTCTGAGGGGCCTAGGAGGGGATGGCGGTGTCTCCCCAGGGTTGTGTGAAGGTGCTCGGTGGCCACCAGGAAGGGGCCCCCGGCAGGCACCAGGCCAGCCGGGGGGGAAGGGGTCAGAGATGTGAGCAGAGGGTccccagcaggcaggagcaggTGGTCGCCTTCCACGCTTTGGGGAGCCCTCCCCCCCTCAGGACACCTTGTTGCCTCCTCAGCGCCCCAACTTGTCTCCAGGAAGTCCGAGGCTCTGGGCTTTCTGGATCCAAGGTGGGGTGAGGTCGGGTAGTAGGGGACAGTCAGGGCCGGAGCCCCAGAGAGCCAGAGCTGACTGAGACCACCACTGGGCCGTCAGGCCCCGAGGCCTCGGGAGTGGGTGCTGACCAGCCACCCCTCAGCACCTCGGGCTAGGGCAGGGAACCGGACGGCTGGAGGTTTACCTCACCCCCGCTTTTGCCTCCAGTGCAGTCCCCCTGCCAGGTAGCCCGACTAGTCTAGCACCCCGAGACCCGTGGATCCCCTGGCGATGTGGCTAGAAGGACCTGGGGGCGGTCCATGACAGCCCGCCCTGGGACCAGAGACCCGGGGGACTCCCCAGAGAATGGGCCATTCGGAAGACACCAGCCAAAACTTCTATTGGACTCCCCAGATTGGCCGTGATCCCAAACAGACTTGGAGGCACCCCCAAATTGCCTGCCCATTCAGCCAGGAGTTCTTCCCATAGTGTTATACCTGCCTCCCGGGAGGGGCAGCCCTGGCAGGGACCCCCTGGGCAACTCTGTGCCTACAATGCAGCTCTCCCAGGTCGAGATTTTTCTCGACCGGGCTCCCCCCTGACTCCCGCGCCCAGTTTTTGAGACCATCCATCAGGTCACTCCCCAAGTCCCCCCATACCATGTCTTCAGCGGGACCCCCTCTTGGGTCCCTCCCTGTACCATCAAACGAAGACCCCCCCACGCGTCGAACACCCCATCACCTGCCGTGCCTGCACGGCCTTGTGTTCGCCTCAGCCCAACTTCGTAACATGCTGTTTCCTGCGGGTTCGTGTCTGACCTGCCTTTAACCAAATGCTCGCAAACCCAATAAAAGCATTCAAATGTCTTTGGGCCTTTGCTCTCTTCTCTCGCGCCGGGGTTCGGGGGAGGCAGGGCAGGGTCCCCTCTGTGCTCCCAACAGTGCCCCTCAGGATGGGGAGGGGGTCTACAACAGGGCTCACATGTCCCAGACCCCCAAATGTGGGTCCACAGGAGGGAGGTGAGGGGCTTGGGCTGGGGGATCCACTGATGAATGTTAAGGGCTGCTAAGTAAAGCCCATGAACTATCCCAGTCTTGTGGAGGTATGGGGAAGATTTGTAATAGCTGGGTAGGCTCTGGAAAGTTCTGGAAAGCTTTGGAAAGTTCTGGAAGGCTCTGGAAAGTTCTGAATGGTTCTGGAAGTCCTGACTCCCTTGAGTTGGTGACTTTGAGCTGCTTATATAGGAGACTCTTTGTCACTTCAAATCCTCTTGTACAAGCAGACACACTTTCCTCACTAAGGGTCTTGAAAGCAGCTCTGAGTTCTCCCCCAGGTACGGTTTTTCCCCAAAGGGCCCCAGCTTACCTGTAGGCTTGCTAAGCCTGGGATACAGTATTAGGGGGTCACCAATAAAGACTCTCCCTAAAAACCTTGGTGAGGGTGTGTATCGGGGTCCTGTTTAGCACCCTGGACCTGCCATCATTCCACCCCTTCTGCTTTCAAGGTTCCCTACGAACCCGTTCCAATGTGTTGTCCTGGGGGTCTACTTGGAGAAGATAGAATCAGTCTCCACAGAGAAGGGGTGCTGGGAGGTGGGTGGGAGGTGTCTATGGCCACAGTGACAGGCCAGACTGATGGGGTCTGGAAGGACACCCCATTTACCGTGCTTCGTGCCCATCCTCAGGCCCTTGATTTTAGGCCTGAATCCCCACAGGGTGGGCTTGGGGTTCCGTTGTCTAGGTCCCTCTTCTGCCAGCCCTGCACTCCACTGTCCCAGCACCCCACAGCTCGCTGGTATGCCTGCATCATGGTCTCTTAGACATCCCTGACCCATCCCTCAGGCCTGTCACAGGAAGCCCCTTCACTGATACTGAGTTAGCAGAGTACAGAACACCCCACCAGCAAGAGGGTATCCACTAGGCCCACGCCAGTGCTGGGGCCTCAACCAGTTTCAGGCCCCTCTCCTTAGAAGCAGTCATTTCTGGATTCCCTCCACCCACCGATCAacatctgtccatccattcacCGCCTATGATCCACTCAGCCACCCACGAACCCACCATCTAttctctccacccacccacccccatttaTCTACCATCTCCTGATCCATCTATTTATACATCCAtttgtctattcatttattcaactCTCCACTCACCCATTGGTCCTCTTATCCATCCACCGACCTGTCCATCTATCCATTGATACAGTTATCCACCCACCAACACACTCTCCTACTCACCCTTCATTTATCCACCCGCTCATTCATTAGTAATTCATCTATCAGTCCATCCATCCAccccccacccatccatccattccccCATACATAccactcatccacccacccagCCATTCACACATCTACCCACCCACTCATCTgctcatctatccatccacacactcatccatccatccaacaacccactcatccacccatccatccaccaccacccattcatccatccacccacctataCCTCCATTCATGCATTCGCCTACCAATTCATACACCCACTCGTTCATTAGTGATTCATCTATTAGTCCAACCATTTatacatccacccacccatccacccatttgCCCTCCAGATATTATTAACCCAccgatccatccatccattcattcacccAGGTCACACAAAACCCACAGATTGCACCAGAGCCTTGAGACTCTGACATCCACCTTGAactttgggggttgggggtgacCTATGCCAGAGAGAGGGATCAGAGGGAAAGGAGGGCAGAGTAGGGCTCAGGGGTCTTGGGTTGAGCTCAGAACTAGTGAGGCATGGGAGGGACCCCAGGAGTCTGTGTTCTTAGGCGACCCCTGCATCCTACAACTCCCACTGAAGCTGGAAACTGCGTCCACCCTGAAGCCACATGTTCCCCCCCCCCAGATCCCACCAAGAGCCCCCAAACACGCCCTCTGACTGCTGAGGGCTGGAGAGTGCCATGGTTGACACCACATGCTCTGGGAGAGCAGAGTTGGGGCATGGGTCTGACCTCTCAGGGGTCCCCAGCTTCTGTGTCACGTGATGCTGAGGCCAGACACtgcctggcaggtctcagggccACCCCAGGCTGCTCCAGACTTCTCACAGGCCATTCAGGGGGGCTATGGCCTACACTTTTCACATGCTGGACCCTGCCTACTACTTCCCAGAGAGTCCTCATGGTCATCATGAATCCTGGTATTCTCCCCGGTATTCCATCCCCCACCCCAGGTTCAGGCAGCAGTTACTTCCCTCCACATCCCGTCTCTAATTCTGGCTGTACCCCTGAGGTCCTGACACACCATGGGGCACTCTGTATACAACCCCAAAAAGGAGCCTCTACAAGACGGCAAGAAAGGCCTGGCCCTGCTCCCACTTCAGCCAGGGGGCCCTGACTTCTCTACTGTTCCCCCTCCCAGCTGCCCACTGGTCCCAGATGGACCCCCTTAGTGCCCAGTTCCCCCTGGTGCAGAGCCTGGTTTCTGCTGGGGACTTGGGTGGGAGCCTGTGTTCGGCTCTTCCTCAGAGCCCCACGGGCCTGGCCCCCCTCGGCTGCCCGAGAGCCTGGAGGAGGGCCGTGTCTGTACCAGCGCTCTGCCAAAAGCAAAACAGTTTGTGGTTTGTGACCCACATTCTTTGTCCTTTTTCCAGAACATAACAAAGCTTAGGACAGCTCCGCCACAGCCCCCAGGGAGGCAGAGGGGGTTTTGTTCCCTTGCAGCGCCCGCTCCAGTCCAGCTGAGGGTTCAGGGGTGCAGGACAGGGGTGCCCACCCCTGCAACGTGCACCATCCACCACACCAGGGCTGGCACCTGGGCTCGTCCTGTCCCCCCACATGGACCAAAGGGGCTTCTGTTGTCATTCTCAGCCCATCCAGGAGCCTGGGCTGTGCCCAAGAGGGCACAGTGGGGTCCAGTGGGGAATGGGGACCCTTCCCTGTGTGTATCCCCACCCATTCCAcgtttccctccccttccccaccTCCTGCAGGGGTCTGCCCATGGGGGGGGGCAGTGCAGAAGCACTGACCCAACTGGAGGGGAGATGGCCCCAAAGGATGGGGAGTTTGAGATGAGGACAGGGAGAGGTGAGGGGTCAAGGTGGTGTGAGAGGTCAAGGTGGGGTATGAGGTCAAATTGGGAAGAGAAGTCAAACTGGGGAAGGTGTTAGGTCACATTGGATTTGGACAGTACAGGTTGGCACCTGTGACTTGGGGCTCTGGGAAGATCCAGGGTCCACAGCCCAGAGGATTCATAGCTCAGAGCCATGGGTGTCCCCAGCCCCAAGGGGCCATGAGGCAACACCCTGGGGTCCCCAATGGGCTGGTTCTCCATGGGCTGAGTGACAGGCACCATCCCACCTGAGGCCCCAGGAAAAGCTTTGAGAAGCCATAGGCAGGGCCCAGACCTGCATGTGAAAGCCTGGGGCCAACCTTGCTGGAGCTCAGAGTTCAGGGTTCCCGGAGCCTGACTTGCTGTGCCCACCTCGCCATCTCCCCTGCTTTGGACTGCTATCCCTG contains:
- the IGF2 gene encoding insulin-like growth factor II isoform X1 translates to MGVPMGKSMLALLAFWALALCCYAAQRPSETLCGGELVDTLQFVCGDRGFYFSRPASRVSRRSRGIVEECCFRSCDLTLLEIYCATPAKSERDVSTPSAVLPDNSPRYPVGQFFKHTGWQQSAQRLRRSLPALLRARRGRLLAQELEELRGAQRHLPLKATRSTQDPAAHGATSPEVSTHPKSAKFS
- the IGF2 gene encoding insulin-like growth factor II isoform X2, whose protein sequence is MGVPMGKSMLALLAFWALALCCYAAQRPSETLCGGELVDTLQFVCGDRGFYFSRPASRVSRRSRGIVEECCFRSCDLTLLEIYCATPAKSERDVSTPSAVLPVRPPVLQGDRALGGKQGTRRAPGPCLRTTPPDTPWANFSSTPAGSSPLSVCAEVCLPSCAPAEAVCLPRNWKSSGEPSDIFP